A part of Miscanthus floridulus cultivar M001 chromosome 6, ASM1932011v1, whole genome shotgun sequence genomic DNA contains:
- the LOC136457185 gene encoding PH, RCC1 and FYVE domains-containing protein 1-like, with protein MHTKGASSDAIRVSTSSAPSTSSHGSAQDDYDSSGDVYVWGEVICDNAVRVGPDTVIRSTGKADFLLPKPLESKLVLDVYHVDCGVKHAALVTKNGEVFTWGEESGGRLGHGSREDSVHPRLVESLAICNVDIVACGEFHTCAVTTAGELYTWGDGTHNIGLLGNGTDVSHWIPKRISGALEGHQVAYVSCGTWHTALVTSRGQLFTFGDGTFGVLGHGNRESFSCPREVESLSGLKTIAVACGVWHTAAVVEVIVTQSSSSMSSGKLFTWGDGDKHRLGHGDKEPRLKPTCVASLIDYDFCRIACGHSLTVGLTTSGQVLSMGNTVYGQLGNPRSDGKLPCLVEDIMGEHVVQVACGSYHVAVLTNKSEVFTWGKGANGRLGHGDIEDRKIPTLVEALRDRAVRHIACGSNFTSAICQHKWVSGAEQSQCASCRQPFGFTRKRHNCHNCGLVHCNACTSHKVLRAALAPNPAKPYRVCDSCFMKLNSAAYSSAVNKKKAAVPHHSGESNNDAKLARAIVPSNLDMIRSLDSKAAKQGRKTDALSFLRTPQMSSLLQLRDIALSGGIDMNKSVPRAVRTSVRSLNSSRAVSPFSRKPSPPRSTTPVPTTHGLSVAKTAADSLAKTNEMLSQEVERLRAQVDNLRHRCELQELELQKSAKKVQEAMTMVSEESAKSKAAKEVIKSLTAQLKDMAERLPPDQGAFDGSEAKQAHVPNGIEMYASIYTGMNGIHLPRNESISAVSTPSLNIGRSLHPNGISNQHKSPGSISENSEVSAYTHRVSGPPEAENPNRRGHSSSDEMLSASSRADDSSNKDARPLFNGEDGYKSRSAVSLPSNQVQAEWIEQYEPGVYITLTTLRDGTRDLKRVRFSRRRFGEHQAESWWNENRDKVYEKYNVLLGILRADGFLGLYAGYAATLLRNLPAGVLSYSSFEYLKAFTLKRRAGDSLTPGESVLCGALAGAISAALTTPLDVVKTRLMTRVGAEGSRTVLGTMREVVAEEGLVGLSRGIGPRVLHNACFAALGYCAFETARLAILQCYLERCQIKAKAAAQPEMEPGVAAAAT; from the exons ATGCACACTAAAGGGGCTTCTTCAGATGCCATCAGAGTTAGCACTTCTAGTGCCCCTAGCACATCAAGCCATGGTTCTGCGCAAGATGACTATGATTCTTCTGGCGACGTGTACGTGTGGGGTGAAGTTATTTGTGACAACGCTGTAAGAGTTGGTCCCGATACAGTAATCAGGTCAACCGGGAAGGCTGATTTTCTATTGCCTAAGCCCCTGGAGTCCAAGCTAGTTCTTGATGTGTACCATGTGGATTGTGGGGTCAAGCACGCTGCTTTGGTCACAAAGAATGGGGAAGTGTTTACGTGGGGTGAGGAATCTGGAGGACGTCTTGGCCATGGATCAAGGGAGGACTCTGTTCACCCTCGTCTAGTTGAGTCGTTAGCTATTTGTAATGTGGACATTGTTGCTTGTGGGGAGTTTCACACCTGTGCTGTGACAACAGCTGGCGAACTTTACACCTGGGGTGATGGAACACATAATATTGGACTTCTAGGCAATGGTACCGATGTAAGCCACTGGATTCCTAAAAGAATTTCAGGAGCACTGGAGGGTCATCAAGTTGCTTATGTCTCTTGTGGGACCTGGCATACAGCCTTGGTTACGTCGAGAGGGCAGCTATTTACGTTTGGCGATGGTACATTCGGAGTTTTAGGACATGGAAACCGCGAAAGTTTTTCATGTCCAAGGGAGGTAGAGTCTTTATCGGGGCTGAAAACAATCGCTGTGGCTTGTGGTGTATGGCACACTGCAGCTGTTGTAGAAGTTATAGTCACCCAATCCAGTTCAAGTATGTCTTCTGGAAAGCTCTTCACATGGGGAGATGGAGACAAACATCGGCTTGGTCATGGTGACAAGGAACCAAGACTTAAGCCTACGTGTGTGGCTTCACTTATTGATTATGATTTCTGCAGGATAGCATGTGGTCATAGTCTTACTGTTGGACTGACAACATCTGGACAGGTTCTGAGCATGGGTAATACTGTCTACGGCCAGCTTGGGAATCCTCGTTCAGATGGTAAACTTCCATGCTTAGTTGAAGATATCATGGGTGAACATGTTGTCCAAGTTGCATGTGGTTCCTACCATGTTGCAGTCTTAACAAATAAGAGTGAGGTTTTCACATGGGGAAAGGGGGCCAATGGAAGACTGGGTCATGGagacatagaggataggaaaataCCTACACTGGTTGAAGCATTGAGAGACAGGGCTGTTAGGCACATAGCTTGTGGTTCAAACTTCACTTCAGCTATATGCCAACATAAATGGGTTTCTGGAGCTGAGCAGTCGCAATGTGCCTCATGTCGGCAACCATTTGGGTTCACCAGGAAGAGGCATAATTGCCATAATTGTGGTCTTGTCCATTGTAATGCTTGCACCTCACATAAGGTCCTGAGAGCAGCATTGGCTCCTAATCCTGCAAAACCATACCGTGTTTGCGATTCATGTTTTATGAAATTGAACAGTGCAGCATACTCAAGTGCAGTTAATAAGAAGAAAGCGGCTGTGCCTCACCACTCTGGTGAAAGCAACAATGATGCTAAATTAGCTAGAGCAATTGTGCCCAGCAATTTGGATATGATTAGAAGTTTGGACAGCAAAGCAGCAAAACAAGGGAGGAAAACTGATGCACTGTCATTCCTTCGGACTCCCCAAATGAGTTCACTTCTTCAGCTGAGAGATATCGCTTTATCTGGCGGAATTGATATGAACAAGTCAGTTCCAAGAGCAGTTCGCACTTCAGTTCGATCATTGAACTCATCTAGGGCTGTTTCCCCTTTCTCTCGCAAGCCAAGTCCACCACGCTCAACCACACCAGTTCCAACAACTCATGGTCTTTCAGTTGCTAAAACTGCTGCTGATAGTCTTGCAAAAACTAACGAGATGTTAAGTCAAGAGGTTGAAAGACTCCGTGCACAG GTTGATAATCTGAGGCACCGCTGCGAGCTTCAAGAACTTGAGTTGCAGAAATCAGCAAAGAAAGTACAAGAAGCCATGACAATGGTTTCAGAGGAATCTGCAAAGTCTAAAGCTGCTAAGGAAGTCATAAAGTCCCTAACAGCACAG CTCAAGGATATGGCTGAAAGACTACCTCCAGATCAGGGAGCCTTTGATGGCAGTGAAGCAAAACAAGCGCACGTTCCAAATGGCATTGAGATGTATGCTTCTATTTACACTGGCATGAATGGTATTCATCTGCCACGAAACGAGTCTATCAGTGCTGTAAGCACGCCTAGCCTGAACATCGGACGATCATTGCACCCAAATGGAATATCAAATCAGCATAAATCACCAGGAAGTATTAGTGAAAACAGCGAAGTGAGTGCTTACACCCATAGGGTTTCAGGTCCTCCTGAAGCTGAAAATCCGAATCGAAGGGGACATAGCAGTAGTGATGAGATGCTCAGTGCAAGCAGTAGAGCAGATGATAGTAGCAACAAGGATGCTAGGCCGCTTTTCAATGGCGAGGATGGTTACAAATCTCGGAGTGCAGTATCTTTGCCCAGCAACCAAGTTCAGGCTGAGTGGATTGAGCAGTATGAACCAGGTGTATACATAACACTGACAACTCTTCGTGATGGGACCCGAGATCTAAAGCGCGTACGCTTCAG TCGAAGGCGTTTTGGGGAGCATCAGGCGGAGAGCTGGTGGAACGAGAACCGTGACAAGGTCTACGAGAAGTACAAT GTGCTCCTCGGCATCCTCCGCGCCGACGGCTTCCTCGGCCTCTATGCTGGCTACGCCGCCACCCTGCTCCGCAACCTCCCCGCCGGGGTGCTCAGCTACTCCTCCTTCGAGTACCTCAAGGCGTTCACGCTCAAGCGGCGCGCCGGGGATAGCCTCACGCCCGGGGAGAGCGTCCTCTGCGGCGCCCTCGCGGGAGCCATCTCCGCTGCGCTCACCACCCCGCTCGACGTCGTCAAGACGCGCCTCATGACCAGGGTCGGCGCCGAGGGCAGCCGCACCGTGCTCGGCACCATGAGGGAGGTCGTCGCGGAGGAGGGGCTCGTCGGCCTGTCCCGTGGCATCGGGCCAAGGGTGCTGCACAACGCGTGCTTTGCCGCGCTCGGCTACTGTGCCTTCGAGACCGCGAGGCTTGCCATCCTGCAGTGCTACCTTGAACGCTGCCAAATCAAGGCCAAGGCCGCAGCACAGCCTGAGATGGAGCCTggagttgctgctgctgctacttga
- the LOC136457183 gene encoding uncharacterized protein: MALACTAARLVHRPCMGMVSKHPRTPPPPSICCLHLHILHHRPVASSHFARHSVDVSKDDKPLETPTATTTETESPQPAAALQEEAEDDDGGPKLDPRRFEEKFAVLNTGIHECRSCGYRYDQAAGDPSYPVPPGLPFAQLPDDWRCPTCGAAQSFFESKSVEIAGFAQNQQFGLGGNSLTSGQKGLLIYGSLLVGFLFFISGYFLQ, encoded by the coding sequence ATGGCGTTAGCCTGTACAGCAGCCAGGCTCGTCCACCGCCCCTGCATGGGCATGGTGTCCAAGCACCCAagaacaccgccgccgccgtccatctGCTGCCTACACCTCCACATCCTCCACCATAGGCCCGTCGCCAGCAGCCACTTCGCGCGCCACTCCGTCGACGTGTCCAAGGACGACAAGCCGCTTGAGACGCCGACGGCGACGACCACAGAGACAGAGAGCCCTCAGCCCGCCGCCGCTTTACAGGAGGAGgccgaggacgacgacggcgggcCAAAGCTGGACCCTCGGCGGTTCGAGGAGAAGTTCGCGGTGCTCAACACGGGGATCCACGAGTGCCGCTCCTGCGGGTACCGCTACGACCAGGCGGCGGGGGACCCGTCGTACCCGGTGCCGCCGGGCCTCCCCTTCGCGCAGCTGCCCGACGACTGGCGGTGCCCGACCTGCGGCGCTGCCCAATCCTTCTTCGAGAGCAAGAGCGTGGAGATCGCCGGGTTCGCACAGAACCAGCAGTTCGGGCTGGGCGGCAACTCCCTCACCTCTGGCCAGAAGGGCCTGCTCATCTACGGcagcctcctcgtcggcttcctcttcttcatctccggcTACTTCCTGCAATGA
- the LOC136457182 gene encoding DNA-directed RNA polymerase V subunit 1-like, with amino-acid sequence MEDDDPAAAGLTVPEAFIRRVKLSVASNEEIKLMAHPVEDPIPITHCSQLQDNPSLGLPLQDGSRCESCGATQLDKCEGHFGFIKLPEPIYHPSHIAELGKILNLVCLRCLRLKKPKKGTGKESRFTSCSYCQDLTPLYVSQVKKSNGARSLELKVPLKQEVADGFWNFLDQFGFHTSGSSHRRPLHPKEVQDIMKKITEETRARLAARGYNLQDGFVMDNMSVPPNCLHISNMLDENTEMCPPETPKGLLWKVLRTIEQIKSLNINHPNFEARELGADDLQVAVADYMNMGGAAKVSQHATFTRQPAPKQWHKNMKALFLSKSSSYTCRAVITGDPYIGLDVVGVPDEIARRMSVQECVTNYNIARLQDMMDKGLCLTYTDLNTNTYDLDGKKGNKKRIMLRVGETVDRRVLDGDLVFLNRPPSTDMHSVQALYVHVHDDHTIKINPLICGPLGADFDGDCVHIFFPRSVPARVEAAELFTVEKQLLNSHNAKLNFQIKNDYLLALKIMCDRWYSREKANQIAMFPSGMIPPRNRQTIRDRWTIPQILQATDALRILPSHPDTVGASVTAIISSTLSEKGPREAIKLINLLQPLLMESLFMDGFSISLKDLDGRSGMQKANQSISLEIDEFSKSTVDFIANSSALGLLVDPKNDSALKKLVEQIGFLGRQLQSTGRLYSSNLVEDCYNFLEKCSCSTKCYDPPKGHDFVTSSFYNGLNPYEELLHSISVREKIERASSKGLAEPGNLFKNMMAMLRDVTVCYDGTMRTSYSNSIVQFDSTNVSRSVTPGDPIGIIAATAFANAAYKAVLDPNQKNMTSWDSMKEVLLTDACSKTGTIDQKAILYLNKCFCGLKFCMERAALRVQSCLKGIKLEYCATEVSIKYQQEATQAAQCLVGHIHLNKEQLNRMEITMGNIIQTCQKIINKHVTKNRQLMQILKTTEIISSEYCLCDQDIGDDRALQVSCLQCFIHASITTALSESNVIQMMTNTIFPILLDTIIKGDPRVQEAKLIWVEPQLTHWVKNSSAEQKGELALEITVEKIAAAESGGTWGVVMDACVPVMDLIDTTRSAPCNIQEVQKVFGISCVFDRVVQHLSKAVGMVTKSVLMEHLITVASSMTCTGSLHGFNRSCSKATFQSLKVQAPFTEATLSRPMQCFQKSAEKVDSDQLTSVVSTCSWGNHAAIGTGSAFKIHWNDENQSASNEILREYNLYDFLEAVGTIGATEQKTDAPHSLCLYDVDQLPEDEVQEDEVVCFGGTSPISWTDKPKGDSLLHDSMGRAGMCSSVQEQQEMQNKIKWNSVANWRNDKPMGPPRTAFEESTSTRGQNKRQFTGQVYARKQPKHSWSQAATYQNNKLSWCRENVAGAQDFANAESSSSGGWNTKNSGFGRGGRRGGGRGMDFANAESSSSGGWNRKNSGFSRGGCRGGGRGMWKSEGSHHGGSNSTNWRAQNNNSARQGGINYSFTPVEQQIYTHVEPIIKNVKRIIRESRDGMKLSQDDEMFIANKILMYHPEKEKKMAGQGNYIMVDKHQTFPSSRCLYVASSDGSSSDFSYKKCLENFIRIHYPHAADSFCRKYFK; translated from the exons ATGGAGGACGACGATCCGGCAGCTGCTGGCCTGACCGTCCCAGAGGCCTTCATCCGCCGGGTCAAACTCAGCGTCGCAAGCAACGAGGAGATC AAGCTCATGGCACATCCGGTGGAGGACCCCATCCCGATCACGCACTGCAGCCAGCTCCAGGACAACCCATCGCTGGGGCTGCCCCTGCAGGACGGCAGTAGATGCGAGTCCTGCGGCGCCACACAGCTCGACAAATGCGAAGGGCATTTCGGCTTCATCAAGCTGCCGGAACCCATCTACCACCCCAGCCACATCGCCGAGCTGGGGAAGATACTCAACCTCGTCTGCCTCCGTTGCCTCCGCCTCAAGAAACCCAAG aagggcaccgggAAAGAAAGCAGATTCACCTCATGTTCATACTGTCAG GATCTCACACCACTATATGTCAGTCAAGTGAAGAAATCCAATGGCGCCCGTAGCTTGGAACTGAAAGTGCCATTAAAGCAAGAGGTTGCTGATGGGTTTTGGAACTTCCTTGATCAATTTGGCTTCCACACAAGCGGTTCATCTCACCGCCGCCCCTTACATCCAAAAGAG GTTCAGGACATAATGAAAAAGATCACTGAAGAAACAAGAGCTAGGCTTGCTGCTAGGGGATACAATCTTCAGGATGGATTTGTGATGGATAACATGTCCGTCCCACCCAATTGCCTGCACATTTCAAATATGTTAGATGAGAACACAGAAATGTGCCCTCCT GAAACACCAAAAGGCTTGTTGTGGAAAGTCCTACGCACGATAGAACAAATCAAAAGCTTAAATATCAACCACCCAAATTTTGAAGCACGTGAGTTAGGGGCAGATGATCTTCAGGTAGCTGTCGCCGATTACATGAATATGGGAGGGGCAGCAAAG GTTTCCCAGCATGCCACCTTTACAAGACAGCCTGCACCAAAACAGTGGCATAAAAATATGAAGGCCCTCTTCCTTAGTAAGAGTTCAAGCTACACGTGCCGTGCAGTGATCACTGGTGACCCATACATTGGCCTTGATGTAGTAGGGGTGCCTGATGAAATAGCAAGAAGAATGTCAGTACAAGAATGTGTCACAAACTACAACATTGCTCGGCTGCAAGACATGATGGATAAAGGACTATGCCTGACATACACTGATCTCAATACCAACACATATGACTTGGATGGGAAGAAAGGAAACAAGAAGCGCATCATGCTGAGGGTTGGTGAAACTGTAGACCGAAGAGTCCTTGACGGGGATCTCGTCTTCCTCAATAGACCACCAAGCACTGACATGCACTCAGTTCAAGCCTTATATGTCCACGTCCATGATGACCACACCATAAAGATCAACCCGCTCATCTGTGGCCCACTTGGAGCAGATTTTGATGGCGACTGTGTTCACATCTTCTTCCCAAGATCAGTTCCAGCAAGGGTTGAAGCTGCAGAGCTCTTcactgtggagaaacaactgctGAACTCCCACAATGCGAAGCTGAACTTTCAGATCAAGAATGATTACCTACTAGCTCTGAAGATAATGTGTGACAGATGGTATTCTAGAGAAAAGGCAAACCAAATTGCCATGTTCCCATCAGGGATGATTCCACCGCGCAATCGTCAGACTATTCGCGATCGTTGGACTATTCCTCAGATTCTACAGGCTACCGATGCATTAAGAATCTTACCAAGCCACCCGGACACTGTTGGAGCCTCAGTTACTGCCATCATCTCGTCAACTCTTTCAGAAAAGGGTCCAAGGGAGGCCATAAAGCTCATAAATCTTCTGCAGCCCCTCCTAATGGAATCATTGTTTATGGATGGTTTCAGCATTAGCTTGAAAGATCTTGATGGCCGGAGTGGAATGCAGAAGGCAAATCAAAGTATTTCGCTTGAGATCGATGAGTTCAGCAAGTCAACTGTGGACTTCATTGCTAATTCCTCTGCCCTTGGTCTGCTCGTTGATCCAAAAAATGATTCAGCTCTGAAGAAATTAGTTGAGCAGATTGGTTTCTTGGGCCGTCAACTGCAAAGCACTGGTAGGTTATATTCTAGCAACTTAGTGGAGGACTGCTACAACTTTCTGGAAAAGTGCAGCTGCAGCACCAAGTGTTATGATCcaccaaagggacatgatttTGTTACGAGTTCATTTTACAATGGTTTAAACCCATATGAGGAACTACTCCACTCAATATCAGTAAGGGAAAAGATAGAGCGCGCATCATCTAAAGGACTGGCTGAACCTGGCAATCTTTTTAAGAACATGATGGCAATGCTCCGAGATGTCACAGTATGCTATGATGGAACCATGAGAACTTCATACAGCAACTCAATTGTACAATTTGATTCGACAAATGTATCACGTTCTGTGACACCAGGTGATCCTATTGGCATCATAGCAGCCACTGCATTTGCAAATGCTGCATACAAGGCAGTGTTAGATCCAAATCAGAAAAACATGACATCTTGGGACTCAATGAAG GAAGTACTTCTTACCGATGCTTGCTCTAAAACTGGTACCATTGACCAAAAGGCAATTTTGTATCTGAACAAATGCTTTTGTGGACTCAAGTTTTGTATGGAAAGAGCAGCACTCAGGGTGCAATCCTGCTTAAAAGGAATCAAATTGGAGTATTGTGCCACTGAGGTTTCCATCAA GTACCAGCAAGAAGCAACTCAAGCAGCACAATGCCTTGTTGGTCACATTCACCTAAATAAG GAGCAACTGAATCGGATGGAAATAACTATGGGAAATATTATTCAAACATGCCAAAAAATTATCAATAAACATGTAACGAAAAATAGGCAGTTGATGCAAATTTTGAAGACAACTGAAATAATTTCAAG TGAATACTGCTTGTGTGACCAGGATATAGGTGATGATCGAGCCTTGCAAGTTTCCTGCTTGCAGTGTTTCATCCATGCAAGCATCACCACAGCGCTATCTGAATCTAATGTTATCCAGATGATGACCAATACCATTTTTCCTATACTCTTGGACACGATTATAAAAG GTGATCCTCGAGTCCAGGAGGCTAAGTTGATATGGGTTGAACCACAATTAACACATTGGGTCAAGAACTCCAGTGCAGAGCAAAAAGGAGAACTGGCACTGGAAATCACAGTGGAAAAGATAGCGGCTGCAGAGAGCGGTGGCACCTGGGGAGTAGTAATGGATGCATGTGTCCCTGTGATGGATCTAATTGACACCACCAGGTCTGCACCTTGCAATATCCAAGAAGTTCAAAAGGTGTTTGGCATTTCATGCGTCTTTGATCGAGTCGTGCAG CACCTTTCCAAGGCTGTTGGGATGGTTACAAAATCAGTTCTCATGGAGCACCTGATAACCGTGGCAAGCAGCATGACCTGCACAGGTAGCTTACATGGCTTCAATAGATCTTGTTCCAAGGCCACATTCCAGTCCCTGAAGGTTCAGGCGCCATTTACTGAAGCTACACTGTCT AGACCAATGCAATGTTTCCAGAAGAGTGCAGAGAAGGTAGACTCTGATCAGCTGACTAGTGTTGTGTCAACCTGCTCTTGGGGTAATCACGCAGCAATCGGGACTGGCTCAGCTTTCAAAATCCACTGGAACGATGAGAACCAG TCTGCAAGCAACGAAATACTCAGAGAATACAATTTATATGACTTCCTCGAAGCCGTTGGAACAATAGGAGCTACTGAACAGAAGACAGATGCTCCTCACAGTTTATGCTTGTATGACGTTGACCAGCTTCCAGAGGACGAAGTTCAAGAGGATGAGGTGGTATGTTTTGGTGGAACTAGTCCAATATCATGGACAGACAAGCCAAAAGGTGATTCCCTGCTGCATGATTCTATGGGTAGGGCTGGAATGTGCAGCAGTGTACAGGAACAGCAGGAAATGCAAAATAAGATAAAATGGAACTCAGTTGCAAACTGGAGAAATGATAAGCCAATGGGTCCTCCCCGTACAGCTTTTGAAGAATCAACTAGCACCAGAGGACAGAACAAGAGACAGTTTACCGGCCAAGTATATGCGCGAAAGCAACCAAAGCATAGCTGGAGCCAAGCTGCGACATACCAAAATAACAAGCTAAGTTGGTGTAGAGAAAATGTTGCAGGCGCACAGGACTTTGCCAATGCAGAATCATCTAGCTCAGGTGGATGGAATACGAAGAATAGTGGTTTTGGTCGAGGTGGTCGTAGAGGTGGCGGTAGAGGCATGGACTTTGCCAATGCAGAATCATCTAGCTCAGGTGGATGGAACAGGAAGAATAGTGGTTTTAGTCGAGGTGGTTGTAGAGGTGGCGGTAGAGGCATGTGGAAATCAGAGGGATCACACCATGGAGGCAGTAACAGCACGAACTGGAGAGCCCAGAATAACAACAGTGCTAGACAAGGTGGGATCAATTATAGTTTCACACCAGTGGAGCAGCAGATATACACACATGTCGAACCAATCATTAAGAATGTAAAGAGGATCATCCGTGAATCAAG AGATGGCATGAAGCTTTCTCAGGATGATGAGATGTTCATCGCGAACAAGATTCTGATGTACCAcccagagaaggagaagaagatggccGGTCAGGGCAACTACATTATG GTCGATAAGCATCAAACTTTCCCTAGCAGCAGGTGCTTGTACGTTGCGTCCTCAGATGGATCGAGTTCAGATTTCTCTTACAAGAAGTGCCTAGAGAATTTCATCAGGATTCACTACCCACATGCTGCGGATTCGTTCTGCAGAAAGTACTTCAAATGA